Within the Terriglobia bacterium genome, the region AAATCTTCAAGATGTTCCCGATGCAGGTCGATACTGCCGCCGATGGCCGGGCGGCAACGGCAAAGCTGGAAAGCAACGACTACGATCTTGTCATCACCGACTTCAAAATGCCGCAGATGAGCGGCCGCGAGCTGTTCCAGTGGATTAAGGAAAAGCGGCCACGCCTGGCCAAGCGCATCATTTTTGTAACTGGAGACACCGTCAGCACCGAAACGCGCCTGTTCTTCGAAAACACCTGCAACCTCTATCTGGCCAAGCCCTTCAAGATCGAAGAGGTTAAGGAAGTGATACAGCAAACTCTCGAGAACAGCGATAAGTAAGTGGATTTAACGCCCGCGTGGCCTCGACTGCTGCGGAGGGAATGCCCAATGCGAGGAATTCTGGTTACGGGAGGGGCCGGCTATATCGGCAGCCACACGCTGCGCGCCTTAAAGGAGCAGGGATACGCGCCGGTGTGTCTCGACAACCTCTCGACGGGCCACCGCGAGTTCATCGGCGGCCTTCCTTTTTATCAGGGTGACCTGGGGCGCCTGCTTGATCTGGATGAGGCTTTTTCCGGGCATCGGATCGCTGCGGTGATGCATTTTGCCTCTCATGCTTTGGTTGAAGAATCATACCGAAATCCGCATAAATACTATCACGACAACATTCTCAACACCCTGAACCTGCTTGAGGCCATGCGCAGGCACAATGTCACAAATTTAGTTTTTTCCTCGAGTTGTGCCACTTACGGCATCCCGATCCGCGTCCCGATTGACGAGTCTAATCCTCTGAATCCGATCAATCCTTACGGCGTCACCAAGATGGTGATTGAACGCATGTTGTGCGACTACCAGAACGCCTATGGGATGCGCTACGTGTCGCTGCGCTATTTCAATGCGGCCGGTGCCGGGCACGACGGCAGCATCGGGGAGTGGCATGTGCCGGAGACTCATCTTATTCCCCGGCTTTTGGAGATTGCGCAAGGCAATGGGTCTGAAGCCGACATTTACGGGAGCGACTATCCTACGCCGGATGGTACCTGTATTCGGGATTACATTCATGTCATTGATCTCGCCCTCGCCCATATAGCGGCTCTCGAGTACCTGTCTTCCGGCCGTCCTTCCGAAGTTTTCAACCTCGGTACAGGCCAGGGTTGTTCCGTGCTGCAGGTGGTCGATGCGGTCAGGAAAGCCACTGGGAAGGATGTTCCCATCGTCATCAAAGAGCGGAGACCCGGTGATCCGCCGCAACTGGTGGCAAATCCGGCGAAAGCCCAAGCAGCCCTGGGCTGGCGCGCGCTTCACTCTTCCCTGGAGGAAATCGCGGCGACGGCATGGAACTGGCGGCGCGGAGCCGTATGCAACGACCTGGCTGCAAAAACGGAACAGCGGGCGGATAAGGCTCAACACAAATAGCTCTCTGTCGGCATCGATCTTCAACTTGTATTGCGTCAGGTAATCCGGGTTACGAGAACCTCGTTGAGCGAGCCAGTGCGGTATCCTTCAAGGTCGAGGGTGACGAATTTGTAGCCGAGCCCTTTGAAGATCTCGGTGAGGCGGCCGGCAACCTCCGGATTCAGAGCCTTCAGCAGTTCTTCCTTACCGAATTCGAGACG harbors:
- the galE gene encoding UDP-glucose 4-epimerase GalE — protein: MRGILVTGGAGYIGSHTLRALKEQGYAPVCLDNLSTGHREFIGGLPFYQGDLGRLLDLDEAFSGHRIAAVMHFASHALVEESYRNPHKYYHDNILNTLNLLEAMRRHNVTNLVFSSSCATYGIPIRVPIDESNPLNPINPYGVTKMVIERMLCDYQNAYGMRYVSLRYFNAAGAGHDGSIGEWHVPETHLIPRLLEIAQGNGSEADIYGSDYPTPDGTCIRDYIHVIDLALAHIAALEYLSSGRPSEVFNLGTGQGCSVLQVVDAVRKATGKDVPIVIKERRPGDPPQLVANPAKAQAALGWRALHSSLEEIAATAWNWRRGAVCNDLAAKTEQRADKAQHK